One genomic region from Curtobacterium sp. 9128 encodes:
- the rplQ gene encoding 50S ribosomal protein L17, which yields MPKPTKGPRLGGGPAHERLLLSNLANALFTHGRITTTETKAKRLRPVAERLITFAKRGDLHARRRVISILRDKTVVHTLFTEIAPQVEDRQGGYTRITKLGFRKGDNAPLASIELVLEPVSGTPAPVSRKSAPAAAAPVEEPAAEESAADETTEEAPVESTETTEESAPVAEETETEAAAEVEADAEGKSDEKSDDK from the coding sequence ATGCCGAAGCCCACCAAGGGCCCCCGCCTCGGTGGCGGCCCCGCCCACGAGCGCCTGCTCCTGAGCAACCTCGCCAACGCCCTCTTCACGCACGGTCGCATCACGACCACCGAGACGAAGGCCAAGCGCCTCCGCCCGGTCGCCGAGCGTCTCATCACGTTCGCGAAGCGTGGCGACCTGCACGCGCGTCGTCGCGTGATCAGCATCCTGCGCGACAAGACCGTCGTGCACACGCTGTTCACCGAGATCGCCCCGCAGGTCGAGGACCGCCAGGGTGGCTACACCCGCATCACCAAGCTCGGCTTCCGCAAGGGCGACAACGCTCCCCTCGCGTCGATCGAGCTCGTCCTCGAGCCCGTCTCGGGCACGCCGGCCCCCGTCTCGCGTAAGTCGGCTCCGGCCGCCGCCGCGCCGGTCGAGGAGCCCGCAGCCGAGGAGTCGGCGGCCGACGAGACGACCGAGGAGGCCCCGGTCGAGTCGACCGAGACCACCGAGGAGTCGGCTCCCGTCGCGGAAGAGACCGAGACCGAGGCTGCCGCCGAGGTCGAGGCAGACGCCGAGGGCAAGTCGGACGAGAAGTCGGACGACAAGTAA